The Podarcis raffonei isolate rPodRaf1 chromosome 2, rPodRaf1.pri, whole genome shotgun sequence genome window below encodes:
- the LOC128408667 gene encoding nuclear factor 7, brain-like codes for MAEGFQQDLTCSVCLDVFTEPVLLRCGHCFCQKCITSSWDSQGGAPSCPDCRAPCTDRHFTPSHLLRNLAQKAREDQEKAQEDQENHEETPTGRSSPGADQGLLCAKHGLTLQLFCLTDEDPICLCCVDSPAHAGHKFSSLKDAAEPYKRKLDKVLGCLETRIKQQEQQEGCQEENMRSLRNSAESLRKTIEDEFTELQRFLSQRKDAVLAQLDEDENAARMNMMAHLWEIREGLSAAREMMSQGKAKMEQRDLAAFLLDVQELLKKLPAEKEAEGVGNQVGRSVVCRELCLGKFKGPLQYLAWNKMRSIVRTEVEPITLDCGTAHPKYTFLLQNYRVAFGLLKNPLNYPAIFQDSPVVLAKEGFHSGRHYWEVEVENKGDWLIGVALVSIPRQKGKDPTSLTDKIWCLEPTEEDSEPQNGSSWWKVGVYLDYEGGQVSFYDVAAGSHLCTHTARFSEKVYPFFQPTPAAFRQKRTISLKTCHS; via the exons ATGGCCGAGGGTTTTCAGCAAGATCTGACTTGTTCCGTCTGCCTCGACGTGTTTACTGAGCCGGTGCTGCTTAGATGTGGGCATTGCTTCTGCCAGAAATGCATCACCTCCTCCTGGGACAGCCAAGGCGGAGCTCCTAGCTGCCCTGACTGCCGGGCCCCCTGTACTGACAGACATTTCACACCCAGCCACTTGCTGAGAAACTTGGCCCAAAAGGCAAGAGAGGATCAAGAGAAAGCGCAGGAAGACCAAGAAAATCACGAAGAAACGCCGACAGGCAGAAGCAGCCCGGGTGCTGATCAGGGGTTGCTCTGCGCAAAACACGGTCTCACTTTGCAGCTCTTCTGCCTCACCGATGAGGACCCCATTTGTCTTTGCTGTGTGGATTCGCCTGCCCACGCCGGACACAAGTTCAGCTCCTTGAAAGACGCTGCTGAGCCCTACAAG CGGAAGCTGGACAAGGTTCTGGGTTGCCTGGAAACCAGAATTAAACAACAAGAGCAACAGGAAGGATGTCAAGAAGAAAACATGCGTTCCTTGAGA AACTCAGCTGAGTCCCTTCGCAAGACGATTGAAGACGAGTTCACTGAGCTGCAGCGATTCCTGAGTCAGAGGAAAGATGCAGTATTGGCCCAGCTAGATGAGGATGAAAACGCCGCGCGCATGAACATGATGGCACATCTCTGGGAGATTCGGGAGGGCCTGTCTGCAGCCAGAGAGATGATGAGCCAGGGAAAGGCCAAAATGGAACAGAGGGATTTAGCTGCCTTCCTCCTG gATGTCCAGGAGCTCCTGAAGAA gctccctgctgaaaaggaGGCTGAGGGCGTAGGAAACCAGGTTGGCCGCTCTGTTGTTTGCAGGGAACTCTGCCTGGGCAAGTTCAAGGGTCCACTGCAATACCTAGCATGGAATAAGATGAGATCCATCGTCAGAACAG AAGTAGAACCGATCACCCTGGACTGCGGCACTGCTCATCCCAAATACACTTTCTTACTGCAAAACTATCGTGTGGCGTTTGGACTGCTTAAGAATCCCTTGAACTATCCAGCGATATTTCAGGACTCTCCCGTTGTGCTGGCGAAAGAGGGGTTCCATTCAGGAAGACACTACTGGGAAGTTGAGGTGGAAAACAAGGGAGACTGGTTGATTGGCGTAGCCTTGGTGTCCATCCCAAGGCAAAAAGGCAAGGATCCCACTTCTCTGACGGACAAGATCTGGTGTCTGGAGCCAACAGAGGAGGATAGCGAGCCTCAAAATGGATCGTCATGGTGGAAGGTCGGCGTGTACCTGGACTATGAGGGAGGCCAAGTTTCTTTCTATGATGTAGCAGCCGGGTCTcacctctgcacacacacagcccGTTTCAGCGAAAAAGTCTACCCTTTCTTCCAACCTACGCCGGCTGCTTTCAGGCAAAAACGCACCATAAGCTTGAAAACTTGTCACAGTTAG
- the LOC128408666 gene encoding nuclear factor 7, brain-like, which translates to MAEGFQQDLTCSVCLEVFTEPVLLRCGHCFCQKCITSSWDSQGGAPSCPDCRAPCPDRHFTPNHLLRNLAQKAREAQEEVPEKKAREDPENHEETPAGRSSPGADQGLLCAKHGRTLQLFCLTDEDPICLCCVDSPAHAGHKFSSLKDAAEQYKRKLDKVLGCLEIRIKQQEQQEGCQEENIRSLRNSADSLRKTIEDDFAELQRFLSQRKDAVLAQLDEDENAAHVNMVVHLWDIREGLSAAREMMSQGKAKMEQTDSAAFLLGVQKLLKKLPAEKEAEGVGNQADHSAVCRELCLGKFKGPLQYLAWNKMRSIVRTEVEPITLDCGTAHPEYTFLLQNYRTAFGLLKKPLSYPAIFQDSPVVLAKEGFHSGRHYWEVEVQNKGDWLIGVALESIPRQKGKDPTSLTDKIWCLEPTEEDSEPQNGSSWWKVGVYLDYEGGQVSFYDVAAGSHLCTHTPRFSEKVYPFFQPTPAAFRQKRTISLKTCHS; encoded by the exons ATGGCAGAGGGTTTTCAGCAAGATCTGACTTGTTCCGTCTGCCTCGAAGTGTTTACTGAGCCGGTGCTGCTTCGATGTGGGCATTGCTTCTGCCAGAAATGCATCACCTCCTCCTGGGACAGCCAAGGCGGAGCTCCTAGCTGCCCTGATTGCCGGGCCCCCTGTCCTGACAGACATTTCACACCCAATCACTTGCTGAGAAACTTGGCCCAAAAGGCAAGAGAGGCCCAGGAGGAGGTCCCCGAGAAGAAAGCGCGAGAAGACCCAGAAAATCACGAAGAGACGCCGGCAGGCAGAAGCAGCCCAGGTGCTGATCAGGGGTTGCTCTGCGCAAAACACGGTCGCACTTTGCAGCTCTTCTGCCTCACCGATGAGGACCCCATTTGTCTTTGCTGTGTGGATTCGCCTGCCCACGCCGGACACAAGTTCAGCTCCTTGAAAGACGCTGCTGAGCAGTACAAG CGGAAGCTGGACAAGGTTCTGGGTTGCCTGGAAATCAGAATTAAACAACAAGAGCAGCAGGAAGGATGTCAAGAAGAAAACATACGTTCCTTGAGA AACTCAGCTGATTCCCTTCGCAAGACGATTGAGGACGACTTCGCTGAGCTGCAGCGATTCCTGAGCCAGAGGAAAGATGCAGTACTGGCCCAGCTAGATGAGGATGAAAACGCTGCGCACGTGAACATGGTGGTGCATCTCTGGGACATCCGGGAGGGCCTGTCTGCAGCCAGAGAAATGATGAGCCAGGGAAAGGCCAAAATGGAGCAGACGGATTCAGCTGCCTTCCTCCTG ggtGTCCAGAAGCTCCTGAAGAA gctccctgctgaaaaggaGGCTGAGGGCGTAGGAAACCAGGCTGACCACTCTGCTGTTTGCAGGGAACTCTGCCTGGGCAAGTTCAAGGGTCCACTGCAATACCTAGCATGGAATAAGATGAGATCCATCGTCAGAACAG AAGTAGAACCGATCACCCTGGACTGCGGCACTGCTCATCCCGAATACACTTTCTTACTGCAAAACTATCGTACGGCGTTTGGACTGCTTAAGAAACCCTTGAGCTATCCAGCGATATTTCAGGACTCTCCCGTTGTGCTGGCGAAAGAGGGGTTCCATTCAGGAAGACACTACTGGGAGGTTGAGGTGCAAAACAAGGGAGACTGGTTGATTGGCGTAGCCTTGGAGTCCATCCCAAGGCAAAAAGGCAAGGATCCCACTTCTCTGACGGACAAGATCTGGTGTCTGGAGCCAACAGAGGAGGATAGCGAGCCTCAAAATGGATCGTCATGGTGGAAGGTCGGCGTGTACCTGGACTATGAGGGAGGCCAAGTTTCTTTCTATGATGTAGCAGCCGGGTCTcacctctgcacacacacaccccgtttcAGCGAAAAGGTCTACCCTTTCTTCCAACCTACGCCAGCTGCTTTCAGGCAAAAACGCACCATAAGCTTGAAAACTTGTCACAGTTAG